A single region of the Mycobacterium avium subsp. avium genome encodes:
- the rplM gene encoding 50S ribosomal protein L13, whose amino-acid sequence MPTYAPKAGDTTRSWYVIDATDVVLGRLAVAAANLLRGKHKPTFAPNVDGGDFVIVVNADKVAFSGQKLDKKLAYRHSGYPGGLRSRTIGELMQKHPDRVVADAIVGMLPKNKLSRQIQRKLRVYAGPEHPHTAQQPIPYEIKQVAQ is encoded by the coding sequence GTGCCCACTTACGCGCCAAAGGCGGGTGACACCACCAGGTCGTGGTACGTCATCGACGCCACGGACGTGGTGCTTGGCCGTCTTGCCGTCGCGGCAGCCAACCTGCTGCGCGGCAAGCACAAGCCGACGTTCGCCCCCAACGTCGACGGCGGTGACTTCGTCATCGTCGTCAACGCCGACAAGGTCGCCTTCAGCGGCCAGAAGCTGGACAAGAAGCTGGCTTACCGCCACTCGGGGTACCCCGGCGGTCTGCGCAGCCGCACCATCGGCGAGCTGATGCAAAAGCACCCGGACCGGGTCGTGGCGGACGCGATCGTCGGCATGCTGCCCAAGAACAAGCTGAGCCGCCAGATCCAGCGCAAGCTCCGCGTCTACGCCGGACCGGAGCACCCGCACACCGCCCAGCAGCCCATTCCGTACGAGATCAAGCAGGTGGCCCAGTGA
- a CDS encoding type VII secretion-associated protein, protein MSPHRAVVETGPATIRRLCCGTRTPADREVIEAALDAIDDPVALVGERPVAVEALWKTALRSACCACDGAVVVHPSWWPPARVRTVSAAAATLAGEARARPRSWLLARASRAAPEDTVVVEVAERVVAICKPAPASVTAVPRTAPPRSVADGVARAVASLAPAVVLIDLPDPIAGAAELGPLIADALRGRIRAEMVHINDIRLARLACSASDGDDAPAGPDRSAAAPARSRPRLLSGLGAAAVIAAAAAPLAITAAPDRARPMPGASLVEGRVALSVPNDWPTQRLVGGPGSARVQVTSPTDPEVALHITQSPVVGETLGDTARRLKQAIDAAPAGVFVDFDPTATSVGRPAVTYREIRPAHQVRWTVLLDGPVRISIGCQSRPGAEHAVREACELAVRSAHAIG, encoded by the coding sequence GTGAGTCCACACCGGGCCGTGGTCGAGACCGGACCCGCCACCATCCGCCGATTGTGTTGCGGCACAAGAACACCGGCGGACCGGGAGGTGATCGAGGCGGCGCTGGACGCGATCGACGACCCCGTCGCGCTGGTGGGGGAGCGGCCGGTGGCCGTCGAGGCGTTGTGGAAAACCGCGCTGCGGTCCGCGTGCTGTGCTTGCGACGGCGCGGTCGTCGTGCATCCGTCCTGGTGGCCGCCGGCGCGGGTGCGGACGGTGAGCGCGGCCGCCGCGACCCTGGCCGGCGAGGCGCGCGCCCGGCCCCGGTCATGGCTGCTGGCCCGCGCGTCCCGCGCCGCGCCGGAGGACACCGTCGTGGTCGAGGTCGCCGAGCGGGTGGTGGCCATCTGCAAGCCTGCACCCGCGAGCGTCACGGCCGTCCCGCGCACCGCCCCGCCGCGATCGGTGGCCGACGGCGTCGCCCGTGCCGTCGCGAGCCTGGCGCCGGCGGTCGTGCTGATCGACCTCCCGGACCCGATCGCCGGGGCGGCCGAGCTGGGCCCGCTCATCGCCGACGCGCTGCGCGGGCGGATCCGCGCAGAGATGGTGCACATCAACGACATTCGGCTGGCCCGGCTGGCGTGCTCGGCGTCGGACGGTGACGACGCCCCCGCGGGCCCCGACCGCAGCGCGGCGGCGCCCGCCCGATCGCGGCCGCGCCTACTGAGCGGGCTCGGCGCGGCCGCCGTCATCGCCGCCGCGGCGGCCCCGCTCGCCATCACGGCCGCGCCGGATCGGGCCCGGCCCATGCCCGGGGCGTCCCTGGTCGAAGGGCGGGTGGCGCTGTCGGTGCCCAACGATTGGCCGACGCAACGGCTGGTCGGCGGACCGGGTTCGGCGCGGGTGCAGGTCACCTCGCCGACGGATCCCGAAGTGGCCCTGCACATCACCCAGTCGCCGGTCGTCGGTGAGACGCTCGGCGACACCGCGCGACGGTTGAAACAGGCGATCGACGCCGCACCCGCCGGGGTGTTCGTCGACTTCGACCCGACCGCAACCAGCGTCGGCCGCCCCGCGGTGACCTACCGCGAGATCCGCCCCGCCCACCAGGTGCGTTGGACGGTGCTGCTGGACGGCCCGGTGCGGATCAGCATCGGATGCCAGAGCCGGCCCGGCGCCGAGCACGCCGTCCGGGAGGCCTGCGAGCTGGCGGTGCGATCCGCCCACGCGATCGGATGA
- the glmM gene encoding phosphoglucosamine mutase: protein MGRLFGTDGVRGVANRELTAELALALGAAAARQLASGSAPGRRVAVIGRDPRASGEMLEAAVIAGLTSQGVDALRVGVLPTPAVAYLTGAYDADFGVMISASHNPMPDNGIKIFGPGGHKLDDGTEDRIEALVGDAGSRPVGAGIGRVIDAEDAADRYLRHLSKASTLRLDGLTVVVDCAHGAASAVAPRAYRAAGARVIAINADPNGLNINDNCGSTHLDSLRAAVVAHRADLGLAHDGDADRCLAVDADGNLVDGDHIMVVLALAMREAGELASDTLVTTVMSNLGLHLAMRSAGITVRTTGVGDRYVVEELRAGDYSLGGEQSGHIVMPALGSTGDGIVTGLRLMTRMAQTGSPLSDLASAMQTLPQVLINVTVADKATAATAPSVQTAVGQAAAELGDTGRILLRPSGTEPMIRVMVEAPEKDIAQRLATRVAEAVSAAG from the coding sequence ATGGGTCGACTATTCGGCACCGACGGCGTGCGCGGGGTCGCCAATCGCGAGTTGACCGCTGAGCTGGCGCTGGCGCTGGGCGCCGCGGCGGCGCGGCAGCTGGCCAGCGGGTCCGCGCCGGGCCGGCGGGTCGCGGTGATCGGCCGCGATCCACGCGCCAGCGGCGAGATGCTGGAGGCCGCGGTGATCGCCGGGCTGACCAGTCAAGGCGTCGACGCACTGCGGGTGGGGGTGCTGCCCACCCCCGCGGTGGCCTACCTGACCGGCGCCTACGACGCCGACTTCGGGGTGATGATCTCCGCGTCGCACAACCCGATGCCCGACAACGGCATCAAGATCTTCGGCCCCGGCGGCCACAAGCTCGACGACGGCACCGAGGACCGGATCGAAGCCCTGGTCGGGGACGCCGGGTCGCGGCCGGTCGGCGCGGGCATCGGCCGGGTGATCGACGCCGAGGACGCCGCCGACCGCTACCTGCGCCACCTGAGCAAGGCCAGCACGCTGCGCCTGGACGGGCTGACCGTGGTGGTCGACTGCGCGCACGGCGCGGCCTCCGCCGTGGCCCCGCGCGCCTACCGCGCGGCCGGCGCGCGGGTGATCGCGATCAACGCCGACCCCAACGGGCTCAACATCAACGACAACTGCGGGTCGACGCATCTGGATTCGCTGCGCGCCGCCGTCGTCGCCCACCGCGCCGACCTGGGCCTGGCGCACGACGGGGACGCCGACCGCTGCCTGGCCGTCGACGCCGACGGCAACCTGGTCGACGGCGACCACATCATGGTGGTGCTCGCGCTGGCGATGCGTGAGGCCGGCGAGCTGGCGTCCGACACGTTGGTGACCACCGTGATGAGCAACCTGGGACTGCACCTGGCGATGCGGTCGGCCGGAATCACGGTGCGCACCACCGGTGTCGGCGACCGCTACGTGGTCGAGGAGCTGCGCGCCGGTGACTACAGCCTGGGCGGTGAGCAGTCCGGGCACATCGTGATGCCCGCGCTGGGCTCGACCGGCGACGGCATCGTCACCGGGCTGCGGTTGATGACGCGCATGGCGCAGACCGGCTCGCCGCTGTCCGATCTGGCGTCGGCGATGCAGACGCTGCCCCAGGTGCTGATCAACGTGACGGTCGCCGACAAGGCCACCGCCGCCACCGCACCGTCGGTGCAGACCGCCGTCGGCCAGGCCGCGGCCGAACTGGGCGACACCGGCCGAATCCTGTTGCGCCCGAGCGGAACCGAGCCGATGATCCGCGTCATGGTGGAAGCACCCGAGAAAGACATCGCGCAGCGACTCGCCACCCGGGTCGCCGAGGCGGTCAGCGCCGCGGGCTGA
- a CDS encoding WXG100 family type VII secretion target → MDPTLSYNFGEIEHSVRQEIHTTSARFNAALDELRARIAPLQQLWTSEAATAYQVEQLKWHRSATALNEILVQLGDAVRDGAEEVADADRRAAGVWAR, encoded by the coding sequence GTGGACCCGACGCTGTCCTACAACTTCGGCGAAATCGAACACTCGGTGCGCCAGGAGATCCACACCACCTCGGCCCGCTTCAACGCCGCGCTGGACGAGCTGAGAGCGCGAATCGCCCCGCTGCAGCAGCTGTGGACCAGCGAGGCCGCCACCGCCTACCAGGTCGAGCAGCTGAAATGGCACCGGTCGGCGACGGCGCTCAACGAGATCTTGGTCCAGCTCGGCGACGCGGTCCGCGACGGCGCGGAGGAGGTGGCCGACGCCGACCGTCGGGCGGCCGGGGTCTGGGCGCGCTAG
- the rpsI gene encoding 30S ribosomal protein S9 — MTETTEALENPDNPDAETAAAEVTEAPVEAVPAESYVFERPIQTVGRRKEAVVRVRLVPGTGKFNLNGRTLEGYFPNKVHQQLIKAPLVTVDRVDSFDIYAHLHGGGPSGQAGALRLGIARALILASPDDRPALKKAGFLTRDPRATERKKYGLKKARKAPQYSKR, encoded by the coding sequence GTGACCGAAACGACCGAGGCCCTGGAGAACCCGGACAACCCGGACGCCGAGACCGCAGCCGCCGAGGTGACCGAGGCCCCGGTCGAGGCCGTCCCGGCGGAGTCCTACGTGTTCGAGCGGCCCATCCAGACCGTCGGCCGCCGCAAGGAGGCCGTGGTGCGGGTGCGGCTGGTGCCGGGCACCGGCAAGTTCAACCTCAACGGCCGCACCCTGGAGGGCTACTTCCCCAACAAGGTGCACCAGCAGCTGATCAAGGCCCCGCTGGTCACCGTGGACCGGGTGGACAGCTTCGACATCTACGCCCACCTGCACGGCGGCGGCCCCTCGGGGCAGGCCGGTGCGCTGCGGCTGGGCATCGCCCGGGCGCTGATCCTGGCCTCGCCGGACGACCGGCCCGCGCTGAAGAAGGCCGGCTTCCTGACCCGGGACCCGCGCGCCACCGAGCGCAAGAAGTACGGGCTGAAGAAGGCCCGCAAGGCGCCTCAGTACAGCAAGCGCTGA
- a CDS encoding WXG100 family type VII secretion target yields MATSNTVSTDFDLMRSVAGTTDARNEEIRAMLQAFIGRMSGVPPAAWGGLAAARFKEVIDRWNAESVRLYHALHAIAETIRHNAATLQEAGQNHADHIAAAGGNL; encoded by the coding sequence ATGGCCACATCCAACACAGTGAGCACCGACTTCGACCTGATGCGCTCGGTGGCGGGCACCACCGACGCCCGCAACGAGGAGATCAGGGCGATGCTGCAGGCCTTCATCGGACGGATGAGCGGCGTGCCGCCCGCGGCATGGGGTGGGCTCGCGGCCGCCCGCTTCAAAGAGGTGATCGACCGCTGGAACGCCGAGTCGGTGCGGCTCTACCACGCGCTGCACGCCATCGCCGAGACCATCCGGCACAACGCGGCCACCCTGCAGGAGGCCGGGCAAAACCATGCAGACCACATCGCCGCCGCCGGCGGCAACCTGTAA